The DNA sequence AGCAGCGTTCCCGCCTCGCGTCGAAATTCTCGATGAACTTCGCCACGATCCCGGCGACGAGTGCCTCGAACGTCTCGTCCCAGCCGTACTCCTGCGCATATAACGTCCCGTGCCTCTGCACCACCCATCCCATGTCTCCCGGCTGGTGGGGTCTCAGTAGGTACGGCGCGTGCCGGGGTGGGCTCGTGCCGAGAAGCGTTTCGATGGTGCCCATCGCTTCCACGAGCCGGGCCTGATCGCGTTCGCTCAGCTCGCTCAGCATCCCGTCGATCTCCCGGCTGGAAGCGGCGTTCAGCCGCGCGAAGGCTTCCTGGCCTCGCTCCGACAGCCACAAGTGGAATTGGCGGCCGTCGTTGGCATCGGGCTTCCTCTGGACGAGACCTCGCTTTCCGAAGCTTCTGAGGATGCGGCTCAGATAGCCGGCGTCGACCCCGAGCTCCTCGGAAAGCTCGCTCGCCGTCGCCGTCTCTTTGTGGGCGAGCTCGTAAATGACCCGCGCCTCGGTCAGCGAGAAGGGGCTTTCGAGGAGTCCCTCCCGCAACGCACCGATGCGGCGGGTGTAGAAACGGCCGAAGCGCCGAACGGCCTCGACCCGCCGCACCCGGAGGGAATCGTCCATGTCGTTGACATTGTCTTAGTTTTTAATTGCTAAAGTCAACTATATTTAGTGTCTTCTTCTGGCGAGGCAAAGTACTGAAATTGCCAACTTTTTTCCTACGGGAGCTGGTAGCCGGAGCCATCGCGCTTCCAGTCCGGGGCAGCTTCCGAATCGGCGACAGGACATCGGGTATCGGGGCCAAGCTGGCAACGAGCTCTTAGAGCTTCGACTCGTACGCCGCGCGAGCAAGAGCCTCGTCGCGATTCGATTCGGCGAGATGGGGGCGAGCAAGCCGGATATAGAGAAATTTGCCCGGTTCTTGCCTCGCCGATGGTCAGCTATCGAGTCGAGTTGGCTCGATCCTCTCACCGACTTCCGCCCGTCGGCCTATACTAA is a window from the Vicinamibacteria bacterium genome containing:
- a CDS encoding helix-turn-helix domain-containing GNAT family N-acetyltransferase; the encoded protein is MDDSLRVRRVEAVRRFGRFYTRRIGALREGLLESPFSLTEARVIYELAHKETATASELSEELGVDAGYLSRILRSFGKRGLVQRKPDANDGRQFHLWLSERGQEAFARLNAASSREIDGMLSELSERDQARLVEAMGTIETLLGTSPPRHAPYLLRPHQPGDMGWVVQRHGTLYAQEYGWDETFEALVAGIVAKFIENFDARRERCWIAEKDGENVGSAFVVKHTKTVAKLRLLLVEPRARGLGIGRRLVDECVRFARARGYKKMTLWTNDVLHAARHIYEAVGFELVGEEKHESFGHDLVGQTWDKKL